A genomic region of Solidesulfovibrio sp. contains the following coding sequences:
- a CDS encoding homoserine O-acetyltransferase, protein MSEYVEHAQTGTSVGQVEKRFFTFAAPPDVLTVESGRALGPVTLAYETYGRLDATASNAVLVLHALTGDSHAAGYYDKADPKPGWWDIMIGPGKPLDTDKYCVICSNVIGGCMGSTGPSSLDPATGRPYGSTFPVITIADMVRAQKRLVEHLGITKLLCAIGGSMGGMQVLEWAVRYPDMVRTAVPLATTTKHSALAIAFNEVARQAIMADPKWNCGDYYDGDKPGHGLAVARMIGHITYLSDESMQQKFDRRLQDRCEISFTFEEADFQVESYLRYQGQKFVDRFDANSFLYVTKAADYFNLEAAHGGGSAVSAFAKARCRFLVASFSSDWLYPTYQSRAMVQAMKKNGLDVSFVEIEAKWGHDAFLLPNARLSGMLEGFLDRAAADAAREAGHAL, encoded by the coding sequence ATGAGCGAATACGTGGAACATGCCCAGACCGGGACGAGCGTCGGCCAGGTGGAGAAACGGTTTTTCACCTTCGCCGCGCCCCCGGACGTGTTGACCGTGGAATCGGGCCGCGCCCTGGGGCCCGTGACCCTGGCCTACGAGACCTACGGCCGGCTCGACGCCACCGCGTCCAACGCCGTGCTCGTGCTCCACGCCCTGACCGGCGATTCCCACGCCGCCGGCTATTACGACAAGGCCGACCCCAAGCCCGGCTGGTGGGACATCATGATCGGCCCGGGCAAGCCCCTCGACACCGACAAGTACTGCGTCATCTGCTCCAACGTCATCGGCGGCTGCATGGGCTCCACCGGCCCTTCGTCCCTGGACCCGGCCACGGGCCGCCCCTACGGCTCCACCTTCCCGGTCATCACCATCGCCGACATGGTGCGGGCGCAAAAGCGGCTGGTGGAGCACCTGGGCATCACCAAGCTCCTGTGCGCCATCGGCGGCTCCATGGGCGGCATGCAGGTCCTGGAATGGGCCGTGCGCTACCCGGACATGGTGCGCACGGCCGTGCCCCTGGCCACCACCACCAAGCATTCGGCCCTGGCCATCGCGTTTAACGAGGTGGCCCGGCAAGCCATCATGGCCGATCCCAAATGGAACTGCGGCGACTACTACGACGGCGACAAGCCCGGCCACGGCCTGGCCGTGGCCCGCATGATCGGGCACATCACCTACCTGTCCGACGAATCCATGCAGCAGAAGTTCGACCGCCGCCTCCAGGACCGCTGCGAGATCTCGTTTACCTTCGAGGAGGCCGACTTCCAGGTGGAGTCCTACCTGCGCTACCAGGGCCAGAAGTTCGTGGACCGCTTCGACGCCAATTCCTTCCTCTACGTGACCAAGGCGGCGGACTATTTCAACCTGGAGGCGGCCCATGGCGGCGGCTCGGCCGTTTCGGCCTTTGCCAAGGCCCGCTGCCGGTTCCTGGTGGCCTCGTTCTCCTCGGACTGGCTCTACCCGACCTACCAGTCCCGGGCCATGGTGCAGGCCATGAAGAAAAACGGCCTGGACGTGAGCTTCGTCGAGATCGAGGCCAAGTGGGGGCACGACGCCTTTTTGCTGCCCAACGCCCGGCTTTCGGGCATGCTGGAGGGCTTCCTGGACCGGGCGGCGGCCGACGCGGCCAGGGAGGCCGGCCATGCGCTATGA
- the metW gene encoding methionine biosynthesis protein MetW, protein MRYDLSVIASWIEPGSKVLDLGCGSGDLLHSLAADKDVRGTGIEAEEGKVTRGIEKGLSILHGDINEEIRDYADGSFDYVILSQTLQQVYDPARLIREMLRVGACGIVSFPNFAYYRIRGQLLFRGRAPVSRELPYEWYDTPNIRVITIRDFRRFCRKEGFVIARETAISTPHHHEKGMVVKFFPNLLATYGMFLLRRRED, encoded by the coding sequence ATGCGCTATGACCTGTCGGTGATCGCGTCCTGGATCGAGCCGGGGTCCAAGGTGCTCGACCTCGGCTGCGGCTCGGGGGATTTGCTCCACTCCCTGGCTGCGGACAAGGACGTGCGCGGCACGGGCATCGAGGCCGAGGAGGGCAAGGTCACGCGGGGGATCGAGAAGGGCCTGTCCATCCTGCACGGCGACATCAACGAGGAGATCCGGGACTACGCCGACGGCAGCTTCGACTACGTGATCCTGTCCCAGACGTTGCAGCAGGTCTACGATCCGGCCAGGCTCATCCGCGAGATGCTGCGCGTGGGCGCATGCGGCATCGTGAGCTTTCCCAATTTCGCCTACTACCGCATCCGGGGCCAGCTGCTTTTCCGGGGCCGGGCGCCGGTGTCGCGGGAGCTGCCCTACGAGTGGTACGACACGCCCAACATCCGCGTCATCACCATCCGCGATTTCCGCCGCTTCTGCCGCAAGGAAGGCTTCGTCATCGCCCGGGAGACGGCCATCAGCACCCCCCACCACCACGAAAAGGGCATGGTGGTGAAGTTTTTTCCCAACCTGCTGGCCACCTACGGCATGTTCCTGCTGCGCCGGCGCGAGGACTGA
- a CDS encoding LysM peptidoglycan-binding domain-containing protein: MSKHFLAALCAGLAGLTLAATAYAADPQKKPEDFRDLKWGAAPTSLPGLSQIERDGDIVHYERTGEKKDLGGVSLKHVTYSFYKNQFYHAEIDYEGASAGAALQQSLEAKYGPPDAVREKTDPSGKPYVVATWNWPGHAFIGNRHDQDGSRGRVFYFYAPITDASAKAQGFAPPPAPAKTAPGDGATYKVKKGDSLERIAKSLGIGEEALVAANPGLTDKNLKAGATLAVPAAPGKSPDATWGKPSPAPAGSVVTYTVREGDILSKVANSHGARTRDVIGANPGINPDALRPGTVLKIPVKGGDTPTEVVAPPASEGPAAP; encoded by the coding sequence ATGTCCAAGCATTTCCTGGCCGCCCTATGCGCCGGCCTGGCCGGCCTGACCCTGGCCGCGACGGCCTACGCCGCCGACCCCCAGAAAAAGCCCGAGGATTTCCGCGACCTCAAATGGGGCGCCGCCCCGACGAGCCTGCCCGGGCTCAGCCAGATCGAGCGAGACGGCGACATCGTCCACTACGAGCGCACGGGCGAGAAAAAGGACCTCGGCGGCGTGTCCCTCAAGCACGTGACCTATTCCTTTTACAAAAACCAGTTCTACCACGCCGAGATCGACTACGAGGGCGCAAGCGCGGGGGCGGCCCTGCAGCAGAGCCTGGAGGCCAAGTACGGCCCCCCCGACGCCGTGCGCGAAAAGACCGACCCCTCGGGCAAGCCCTATGTGGTGGCCACCTGGAACTGGCCCGGCCACGCCTTCATCGGCAACCGCCACGACCAGGACGGCAGCCGGGGCCGGGTGTTCTACTTCTACGCCCCCATAACCGACGCCTCGGCCAAGGCCCAAGGCTTCGCCCCGCCGCCGGCCCCGGCCAAGACGGCCCCGGGCGACGGCGCCACCTACAAGGTCAAGAAGGGCGACAGCCTGGAGCGCATCGCCAAAAGCCTCGGCATCGGCGAGGAAGCGCTCGTCGCCGCCAACCCGGGCCTGACCGACAAGAACCTCAAGGCCGGCGCCACCCTCGCCGTGCCCGCCGCCCCGGGCAAAAGCCCGGACGCCACCTGGGGCAAACCCAGCCCCGCCCCGGCCGGTTCCGTCGTCACCTACACCGTCAGGGAGGGCGACATCCTGTCGAAAGTGGCCAACAGCCACGGCGCGCGCACCCGCGACGTCATCGGCGCCAATCCCGGCATCAACCCCGACGCCCTGCGCCCGGGCACGGTGCTCAAAATCCCCGTCAAGGGCGGCGACACCCCCACCGAGGTCGTGGCGCCCCCGGCGTCGGAGGGTCCGGCCGCGCCGTGA
- a CDS encoding MauE/DoxX family redox-associated membrane protein: MRHIRSLLSSIRTYRAVRAVLAVSFLAAGLLKLADVRAFGLTIKAFAILPTDLVTPVAVVLPVLEVVGGALLLVDAPGGLAIVGGLLALFIAVVANAIRQGLAIDCGCYGPGDPEGAVYHGLWPTLWRDLAMLAGVAYCLLWRRVRATAPPNPQPDKEPACAPSN; this comes from the coding sequence ATGCGCCACATACGAAGCCTCCTGTCCTCGATCCGGACCTACCGGGCCGTCCGCGCCGTCCTGGCCGTGTCCTTCCTCGCGGCCGGCCTGCTCAAGCTGGCCGACGTCCGCGCCTTCGGCCTGACCATCAAAGCCTTCGCCATCCTGCCCACGGATCTGGTCACGCCCGTGGCCGTGGTCCTGCCGGTGCTGGAGGTCGTCGGCGGCGCGCTGCTGCTGGTGGACGCCCCCGGCGGCCTGGCCATCGTGGGCGGGCTGCTGGCCCTTTTTATCGCCGTGGTGGCCAACGCCATCCGCCAGGGCCTGGCCATCGACTGCGGCTGCTACGGCCCGGGTGATCCCGAGGGCGCGGTCTACCACGGTCTGTGGCCCACCCTGTGGCGCGATCTGGCGATGCTCGCCGGCGTGGCCTACTGCCTGCTGTGGCGCCGCGTTCGCGCCACCGCTCCCCCCAACCCCCAACCCGACAAGGAGCCTGCATGCGCGCCCTCAAACTGA
- a CDS encoding flagellar motor protein MotB: protein MLTAKKRPAPTKPPKPAAFPKSHGSSWKVAYADFVTAMMAFFLLMWVLNMVPPSVQKQLEDYFKATPKPPQGALFSPEKNEPQRTAPLNRDEAMRYAIAVRFKKIITEDPYLKESSGISADDVGVLLRIQNGVLFAPGSAVLTEEAKRILVDAVDVLKTYNVSLIIRGHADAEEAAKGTFASNWELSGARAAAAARQIIAAGGIDPTRLRAVAYGDSRPLVPNLSPEAAARNRRVEFYFHRPEVVSSQVLY, encoded by the coding sequence ATGCTGACCGCCAAGAAACGCCCCGCCCCGACCAAGCCGCCCAAGCCGGCCGCCTTCCCCAAAAGCCACGGCTCGAGCTGGAAAGTGGCCTATGCCGACTTCGTCACGGCCATGATGGCCTTTTTCCTGCTCATGTGGGTGCTCAACATGGTGCCGCCCAGCGTCCAAAAGCAGCTCGAGGACTATTTCAAGGCCACGCCCAAGCCGCCCCAGGGCGCCCTTTTTTCCCCGGAGAAAAACGAGCCCCAGCGCACCGCCCCCCTCAACCGCGACGAGGCCATGCGCTACGCCATCGCCGTGCGCTTCAAGAAGATCATCACCGAGGACCCCTACCTCAAGGAATCGAGCGGCATCAGCGCCGACGACGTGGGGGTGCTGCTGCGCATCCAAAACGGGGTGCTTTTCGCGCCCGGCTCGGCCGTGCTGACCGAGGAGGCCAAGCGCATCCTGGTCGATGCGGTCGATGTGCTCAAGACCTACAACGTGTCCCTGATCATCCGGGGCCACGCCGACGCCGAAGAGGCCGCCAAGGGGACCTTCGCCTCCAACTGGGAGCTGTCCGGGGCCAGGGCGGCGGCGGCGGCGCGCCAGATCATCGCCGCCGGCGGCATCGACCCGACCCGCCTGCGCGCCGTGGCCTACGGCGACTCCCGGCCGCTGGTGCCCAACCTCTCCCCCGAAGCCGCCGCCCGCAACCGCCGGGTGGAATTCTATTTCCACCGGCCCGAGGTGGTCAGCAGCCAGGTGTTGTACTGA
- the motA gene encoding flagellar motor stator protein MotA: protein MIALAGMLVVLVSVCLGYYLEGGVFAVLVQPAEWLIIFGAALGSLLVGSTRNALFLLARGLPRVLTPARIGREEYLETLGALSRLLSKARREGLMSVEADIERPLSSPVFTMARRLSRDKEALAFICDTFRVFLVTGDAQEIEQLMDIDIQAMHQQAASPGHNLGKVAEALPGLGIVAAVLGVVLTMGKITASPEVLGHSIGAALVGTFLGVLLCYGFVGPLATNLENQAMERQAYFAVIRAVIAGAARGATPFIAVEYGRRAVPEALRPTFADLEGMLRG, encoded by the coding sequence ATGATCGCCCTGGCCGGCATGTTGGTGGTCCTCGTTTCGGTGTGTCTGGGGTATTACCTCGAAGGCGGGGTGTTCGCGGTCCTCGTCCAGCCCGCCGAATGGCTCATCATCTTCGGCGCGGCCCTGGGCTCCCTGCTCGTCGGCTCCACCCGCAACGCCCTGTTCCTGCTGGCGCGGGGCCTGCCGCGCGTGCTCACCCCGGCCCGCATCGGCCGGGAGGAATACCTGGAGACACTGGGGGCGCTGTCGCGGCTGTTGTCCAAGGCCCGGCGCGAGGGGCTCATGAGCGTGGAGGCCGACATCGAGCGGCCGCTTTCGAGCCCGGTCTTCACCATGGCCCGGCGGCTTTCCCGCGACAAGGAGGCCCTGGCGTTCATCTGCGACACCTTCCGGGTCTTCCTGGTCACCGGCGACGCCCAGGAGATCGAGCAGCTCATGGACATCGACATCCAGGCCATGCACCAGCAGGCGGCCAGCCCCGGCCACAACCTCGGCAAGGTGGCCGAGGCCCTGCCCGGGCTTGGCATCGTGGCCGCCGTGCTCGGCGTGGTGCTGACCATGGGCAAGATCACGGCCTCGCCCGAGGTGCTCGGCCACAGCATCGGCGCGGCGCTGGTCGGGACGTTCCTCGGCGTGCTGTTGTGCTACGGCTTCGTCGGCCCCCTGGCCACCAACCTGGAGAACCAGGCCATGGAGCGCCAGGCCTATTTCGCGGTCATCCGGGCGGTCATCGCCGGGGCGGCCCGCGGGGCCACGCCGTTTATCGCCGTGGAATACGGCCGCCGGGCCGTGCCCGAGGCCCTGCGCCCGACCTTCGCCGACCTCGAAGGCATGCTGCGCGGCTAG
- a CDS encoding lysozyme inhibitor LprI family protein, whose product MRPTIGTPETALAVVGLLFLLGWAIPAWAVDTGAIDGALKACLQAHEDTAGMVECQASAIKQWDAALNAAYQDLMRTLSDQGRTNLREAQRDWIKFKDAELTFLRGVFQEETGTIWAIVSGSQVIDLLRQRTVQLRCRAKMTDMAGPPDPDCP is encoded by the coding sequence ATGCGCCCAACGATTGGCACTCCGGAAACGGCCCTGGCGGTTGTCGGCCTTCTTTTTCTCCTGGGCTGGGCGATTCCGGCCTGGGCCGTCGATACGGGCGCGATCGACGGCGCCCTCAAGGCCTGCCTGCAGGCCCACGAGGACACGGCCGGCATGGTGGAATGCCAGGCGAGCGCCATCAAGCAATGGGACGCGGCCCTCAACGCGGCCTACCAGGACCTCATGCGGACCCTTTCGGACCAGGGCCGCACGAACCTGCGGGAGGCCCAGCGCGACTGGATCAAATTCAAGGATGCGGAACTCACGTTCCTGCGCGGCGTCTTCCAGGAGGAAACGGGCACCATCTGGGCCATCGTCAGCGGCAGCCAGGTCATCGACCTGCTGCGGCAGCGCACGGTGCAGTTGCGCTGCCGGGCCAAGATGACGGACATGGCCGGCCCGCCCGACCCGGATTGCCCGTAA